In Aspergillus oryzae RIB40 DNA, chromosome 6, one genomic interval encodes:
- a CDS encoding WD40 repeat domain-containing protein (predicted protein) → MASLGEDDDDRDLAGSQDGSSDNEMEDTLRDADDGGNDNDNDNDNDNDNDNEADADADADADQDADSQSNASHVSDSAGVATQPNADVEMTTTGPVNIVHDSVSVYHPPVRSECLTASTYDIVPTTAAPHSTSINAVTATADMRWVFSGGSDGYVRKFNWVESINSKLMLTVAQRHPFVDSVIKAGVVMTYWENMDGNTLSPVYSLASHSEGLWLLSGLESGAIRLQSVRHDEGKEIALLRQHTSAVSVLNLTSDEKSLLSGSWDKRVFDWDLNTGQTRRSFGSSARQISAIDIRPESSLSVPKDTETPLPNGTYSSNYQASGGNSFDFMDTSNDQGGVGDSSNPQGGSPADSLFGGADSLFGDADGTGGEGAGASGNAFGIDEDDEFGKALANGTLPDADAPGEPEPSDQQNGAPAAPAPVDASAQIKEEDAAPRQPETREPEAATASSQPVVNGLPHAEELKPAPESQDLSQQTQSDKNVSDNTFLAASIDGTIRVWDRRQPDPIARISPRNSPPWCMNACWSPDGNYIYAGRRNGTVEEFSLHKGLRDPERTFKFPQGSGPVTALRAMPNGRHIVCASHDILRLYDLKHEQVARHSTVPFLIIPGHRTGTVSQLYIDQACRFMVSTSGNRGWEGSTTEVLLGYEIGVPR, encoded by the exons ATGGCGTCGcttggggaagatgatgatgacagaGATCTTGCAG GCTCGCAAGATGGTAGCTCCGATaatgaaatggaagatacCCTCCGGGATGCTGACGATGGTGGCAACGACAATGACAACGACAATGACAacgacaacgacaacgacaacgaGGCCGACGCCGACGCTGATGCTGACGCCGATCAAGATGCGGATAGCCAATCCAATGCCAGTCACGTATCGGATAGCGCCGGTGTAGCAACTCAGCCGAACGCCGATGTCGAAATGACCACGACCGGCCCAGTGAACATCGTACATGATTCAGTATCTGTGTATCATCCTCCAGTCCGGTCCGAATGCCTCACTGCCTCTACCTACGATATAGTCCCTACCACGGCTGCGCCTCACAGTACATCGATTAATGCAGTGACGGCGACAGCGGACATGAGGTGGGTTTTCAGCGGTGGCTCAGATGGATACGTGCGGAAGTTCAATTGGGTGGAGTCGATAAATAGCAAGCTGATGCTAACTGTGGCGCAACGGCACCCCTTCGTGGACAGCGTGATCAAGGCGGGCGTGGTAATGACATATTGGGAAAACATGGACGGCAACACTCTATCACCGGTATATTCTTTGGCTAGCCATAGTGAGGGATTGTGGTTACTGTCCGGCTTAGAGTCGGGTGCTATTCGCCTACAATCCGTCCGTCATGACGAGGGCAAGGAGATCGCTTTGCTACGACAACATACTTCAGCTGTGTCAGTGTTGAATTTGACATCGGATGAGAAATCTTTGTTGTCCGGAAGTTGGGATAAGCGAGTCTTTGACTGGGACCTGAACACGGGCCAGACTAGGCGCTCGTTTGGATCCAGTGCCAGACAGATATCAGCCATTGACATACGGCCAGAATCTAGTCTTTCAGTGCCTAAGGATACCGAGACACCGCTTCCTAATGGAACTTACTCTTCGAATTACCAGGCGAGTGGTGGTAATAGCTTCGATTTTATGGATACGTCGAACGACCAAGGCGGTGTTGGCGATTCATCGAACCCGCAGGGGGGCTCACCGGCAGACTCACTTTTCGGTGGGGCGGACTCCTTGTTCGGGGATGCAGATGGCACTGGAGGCGAAGGGGCAGGCGCATCAGGGAATGCCTTTGGCatagatgaagatgatgagtttgGCAAAGCTCTAGCCAATGGCACCCTCCCCGACGCGGATGCGCCCGGTGAGCCTGAGCCGTCAGATCAACAAAATGGTGCTCCAGCAGCGCCGGCTCCAGTTGATGCAAGCGCTCAAatcaaggaggaggacgCGGCGCCTCGGCAACCAGAGACTCGCGAGCCTGAAGCCGCTACTGCCTCGTCGCAGCCTGTTGTAAACGGGCTGCCTCACGCGGAGGAATTGAAACCTGCACCTGAGAGCCAAGACCTCAGCCAACAGACACAGTCTGATAAAAACGTCTCCGATAACACCTTCCTTGCCGCATCGATAGATGGCACTATCCGAGTATGGGATCGACGGCAACCGGACCCCATCGCTCGCATCTCGCCTCGTAATTCTCCGCCCTGGTGCATGAATGCATGCTGGTCTCCTGACGGTAATTACATCTACGCCGGCCGTCGAAATGGAACTGTAGAGGAATTCAGTCTTCACAAGGGCCTTCGAGATCCTGAACGGACTTTCAAATTCCCTCAGGGAAGTGGACCTGTAACTGCTCTTAGGGCGATGCCTAACGGGCGACATATAGTTTG CGCCTCCCATGATATTCTTAGATTATACGACCTGAAACACGAGCAAGTCGCCCGTCACTCAACTGTCCCCTTCCTTATCATCCCAGGACATCGAACAGGAACTGTCTCACAGCTATACATCGATCAAGCCTGTCGGTTCATGGTCTCTACAAGTGGCAATAGAGGCTGGGAAGGCAGTACCACCGAAGTCTTACTGGGGTACGAGATCGGCGTTCCTCGATAG
- a CDS encoding PRP38 family protein (predicted PRP38-like splicing factor), with amino-acid sequence MASHRADASSLLDNRGYTGPLVRGVNPATLFEKAVRDRITDSYYWKEQCFGLNAATLCDRAVELTSIGGTYGVSEKPTPFLCLAFKMLQLNPDRDIVLEYLNFTDPVNDEEGEQTAAEQAENGVVKQRGDFKYLRALAAFYVRLTFDAVDVYKTLEPLLLDYRKLKRRVRDSVVLTYVDQFVDDLLTKDRVCGTSLWKLPSRQQLEDLDLLEERVSPLAAELEEMDNGDKESEEGQASDARSADDASMIETATG; translated from the coding sequence ATGGCATCCCACCGCGCCGATGCCAGTTCCCTCCTCGACAATCGCGGCTACACCGGTCCATTAGTCCGCGGTGTCAATCCAGCCACTCTCTTCGAAAAAGCCGTGCGCGACCGCATCACGGACTCCTACTACTGGAAGGAACAATGTTTCGGATTGAACGCAGCGACGCTGTGCGATCGCGCGGTTGAGCTGACCTCTATTGGAGGAACGTACGGCGTTTCCGAGAAGCCCACACCATTCCTCTGTCTCGCATTCAAGATGCTACAACTAAACCCGGACCGGGATATCGTATTGGAGTACCTGAATTTCACCGACCCGGTCAACGACGAGGAAGGGGAGCAGACGGCGGCGGAGCAGGCTGAGAACGGTGTGGTCAAACAACGAGGGGATTTCAAGTACCTGCGGGCTTTGGCGGCGTTTTACGTTCGCTTGACTTTCGACGCGGTGGATGTGTACAAGACGCTAGAACCACTTCTTCTTGACTATCGAAAATTGAAGCGGCGCGTGCGCGATTCGGTCGTTCTTACGTATGTGGATCAATTTGTCGATGATCTCCTCACCAAGGATCGTGTGTGTGGTACGAGTTTGTGGAAGTTGCCTTCGAGACAGCAGTTGGAGGACTTAGATCTTTTGGAGGAACGAGTCAGCCCGCTAGCTGCtgagttggaagagatggacaACGGGGATAAGGAGAGTGAAGAGGGTCAGGCCAGTGATGCTCGGTCAGCTGATGATGCTAGTATGATTGAGACTGCTACCGGCTAG